Sequence from the Leptospira johnsonii genome:
ACGTCAGTGTCTTGTTCCACTTCTGTGGAATTACATTTAGGACAGTTGTCTACTTTGGTTTCGGAAACTTCTATATGTTTGCAATTTTTGCAATGATACGCAGGGATACGATGTCCCCACCATAATTGGCGAGAGATACACCAATCTCTAATATTGTTCATCCACTCGAAGAAAGTTTTTTCCCAAAGTTTCGGAACAAATTCGGTTTCTCCGGATTGAACCGCCTGGACGGCTAGCTCAGCTAGAGGTTTCATTTTGCAGAACCATTGAGTGGATAAGTAAGGCTCTATAATTTCTCCACCTCTAGAATTATGGCCGATAGAATGAGTGTGCTCTTCGATCTTTTCTACTAGGCCTAAAGCTTGCAGATCATCGATTACTTTTTTCCGAGCTACGAATCTTTCTAACCCTGCGTATTTGCCTGCGTTCTCGTTCAGAGTCGCATTAGGATTCATTACAAGTAAAGGTTTGAGCCCTAATCTTTGTCCCGCTTCGAAGTCGTTCGGGTCGTGAGCAGGAGTGATCTTAACCAAACCGGATCCGAATTCTTTATCTACAAAAGAATCGAATAATAGAGGGATTTTTCTGTCTGTAAGTGGGAGTTCCAACTCCGCACCTTTTAAGGATTTATATCTTTCGTCATCTGGATGAGCGGCAACTGCAACGTCCCCAAACATCGTTTCCGGTCTTGTGGTAGCAACGATCAGATATTTGCCCGGTTGACCGACGATAGGGTAACGTAAATGGTAAAGTTTACCTTTTACTTCTCTATGCTCCACTTCCAGATCGGAAATTGCAGTGAGAGTTTTAGGACACCAGTTGATGATCCTTTCCCCTCTGTATATTAAACCTTCGTCATATAATGTTTTGAAAACCTTGAATACAGCTTTGGACAATCCTTCGTCCATAGTGAATCTGGAACGGGACCAATCTACCGATTCCCCCAAAAGCCTTTGCTGGTTTTGGATCATTCCACCGGAGTGTTCCTTCCATTCCCAAACTTTTTTTTCGAATTCTTCTCTGGTGAAGTCGGTTCTCTTTTTGCCTTCTTTTGCGAGTTCTCTTTCAACAACTACTTGAGTAGCGATCCCAGCGTGGTCTGTGCCCGGGACCCAAAGAGCGGATTTCCCTTTTTTACGTTCAATACGTATCAGAATATCTTGGATAGTATGATTGAGTGCGTGACCAATATGAAGGCTTCCGGTCACATTAGGAGGAGGAAGAACTATCGTAAAAGATTGGCCTGCTTTGAGGTCGGGCTCAAAACTTTTTTCCTTCTCCCAGAGAGAGATCCATTTCGGTTCTACGCTGGTAGGTTCGTAACGATCGCTGATTTGTTTCTTCATAGCCTTCGTTCGGATAGAATTTTCCGTAGAAGGAA
This genomic interval carries:
- a CDS encoding valine--tRNA ligase produces the protein MKKQISDRYEPTSVEPKWISLWEKEKSFEPDLKAGQSFTIVLPPPNVTGSLHIGHALNHTIQDILIRIERKKGKSALWVPGTDHAGIATQVVVERELAKEGKKRTDFTREEFEKKVWEWKEHSGGMIQNQQRLLGESVDWSRSRFTMDEGLSKAVFKVFKTLYDEGLIYRGERIINWCPKTLTAISDLEVEHREVKGKLYHLRYPIVGQPGKYLIVATTRPETMFGDVAVAAHPDDERYKSLKGAELELPLTDRKIPLLFDSFVDKEFGSGLVKITPAHDPNDFEAGQRLGLKPLLVMNPNATLNENAGKYAGLERFVARKKVIDDLQALGLVEKIEEHTHSIGHNSRGGEIIEPYLSTQWFCKMKPLAELAVQAVQSGETEFVPKLWEKTFFEWMNNIRDWCISRQLWWGHRIPAYHCKNCKHIEVSETKVDNCPKCNSTEVEQDTDVLDTWFSSQLWPFSTLGWPENTEDLKKFYPTSVLVTGFDIIFFWVARMIMMGKKFTGKAPFAKVIIHGLVRDKEGKKFSKSIGNVIDPLDMMNKYGTDSFRFFLAATLPEAKDVLFDESRLDGYRSFCNKIWNSSRFILMNLDADWKLEDLESKYGPKLDPMDKWILHRFNETLANYEKAYSKFLFFEMASQIYDFVWGDFCDWYIELVKPRIYGKLGEESKEVAKQVLASILIKALGLLHPFMPFLTEEIYEVFSEGDFLIQTPFPNSYNVSPEDEGVLKTIILQDVVTQIRVQRAENGVPLDKKCKVILKSSESLVASAVKDFEFSILQLARLESIEVNTNYAGEKTDSVGAFRFGEVILPLAGMIDFEKERARIDKELQKLIQEEEKLASKLGNENFIAKANPDVIEKEKEKLKNVRDKKEVLQKGLEKLG